Genomic DNA from Jejubacter calystegiae:
ATGGATCTCCTGAGCGGTTTAGCGCCATTCGGTTCAGGCGCAGAGTATCGGCCTGCAACGGAACGGAAAGCGGGCGATTGTTCAGATTCAGGGTACCGTCGATGAGCGTGAGAGAGGCAACGTGGCGCGGCCTGGTCAACTGACGGCTGCTAAGACCGATATCCACGCTTTTCGCCACCAGAGAGGCCGGGTGGCCATTTTGCCCGAAGCTGACGTTATCCAGCACCAGATGGGTTGGGGAGGTCCAGCGGTGATCCAGACGATCGAAAGTCAGGTGATAGCGGCTGTTTTCGTTGATCCAACGGGTGACCTGGCTCGCCCCCCAGCGGGTTTGTACCACGATATACAGCGCCACAATCACCAGAATAATGGCGACAAGTAGCGTAACGATCAGTTTTTTAAGCAATGTGATTACCTCCATCCCCGGGGAAGCCTACAGGCTGTTATGCACGATTTAACGCATCGGCTCAAGAAGGAGAATCTCAAACAAAAACGGCGGGCGGTGAACAGAGTGTGCCACCGCCCGCCGTTTCAGGCCTGAAAGAACCGAAACGTTATGACTGTTTTTCCTGCTCCGGCGGGAAAATCAGGTTCAGCACAATGGCGGTGATACCCCCGGCGGCAATCCCGGAAGAGAGCAGATTTTTCACCCAGTCCGGGGCGAACTGCAGAATCAGCGGCTGTTGAGATACGCCAAGGCCAACGGCCAGAGACAGGGCGATAATCATGATGGCGCGGCGGTTCAGCGGCTCGCGAGAGACGATACGCACGCCCGAGGCCGCAATGGTCCCGAACATCACGATGGTGGCCCCGCCCAGCACCGGCTCCGGAATATGCTGCACAAAACCGCTAACGGCCGGGAACAGACCCAGTACCATTAGCATCAGCGCCACCACAAAGCCCACGTAGCGGCTAGCGACGCCGGTCAGCTGAATAACACCATTATTCTGACCAAAGCAGGAGTTCGGGAAGGTATTAAAGATGGCCGATACGAAGGAGTTTAGACCGTTCGCCAGCACGCCTCCCTTCAGGCGTTTCATATAGACCGGGCCGGAGACCGGCTGTTCGGACACATCGGAAGTGGCGGTAATATCGCCGATGGTTTCCAGCGAAGTGATCATAAAGACCAGCATCAGCGGCAACAGCAGATTCCAGTCGATGCCCAGGCCATAATAAAGCGGGGTCGGCACCATAAACAGCGAGGTGTTGGTCGGTGTGGTATCTGCCGGTAGCATATCCATTCCCCAGGCAATCAGGTAGCCAATCGCCATGGCGATCACCAGCGACGAGATACGCAGATAGGGGTTACGCTGACGGTTAAGCAGAATAATGGTCAGCAGCACCGCACCAGCCAGCAGCAGGTTTTTCGGTGCGCCAAAGGTGTGATCGTTCATCGCCGCATAGCCGCCGCCGATAGAGGTCAGCCCCACCTGAATCAGCGACAGGCCGATTATCATCACCACCACACCGGAAACCAGCGGCGTAATAATGCGGCGCGCCAGGTGAAGTACCCGGGAAATAATCATCTCGGTACAGCTGGCCAGCATCAGCGTGCCGAACAGCGCAGCCATCATGCTGGGTACATCGGCGCCGCCGTTCTTCAGCGCCAGGCCGCCCATAATCAACGGAGACACAAAGTTAAAGCTGGTTCCCTGAATCGACAGCAGGCCGGAACCAACTGGTCCCCATGCTTTGATCTGGATAATGGATGCAACGCCGGAGGCAAACAGCGACATACTGATAATGTGCTGAGTATCGGAAGCGGGCAGGCCCAGCGCCTGGCAGATTAGCAGAGCGGGGGTAATGACGGCGACGAACATCGCCAGCAAATGCTGCAGGGCAGCAAACAGCGTCTGGGGCAGCGGCGGTCGGTCTTCCAGACGATAGATTAATTCGCTGGTGCTGGTCCGGGTTACCGGTGGCGCATTTTCCGGTTTAGCGGCTTTGGCGTTGGCGGACATTAAAACAATCCCATAGTGGAAAAGCGGTGATTTTATCGGAGTGTGACGGGTAAAAGCAAACGATTGCTTTGCGGAAGTGCAAATATTTAAAACTGCAAAACAGGACTTTTATATAACTTTTGACCACTTTTTGTTTAGAATCCGGTTCCTGTTATTAAAACACAGAGAAAAACAGGGGAAGTGTTTCGCGTTTGAGCGAAACGTTGTGCGATAAAGGAGCTCACTATGTTTCACCTCGACACCCTCTCCACCCTCGTAGCCGCTACGCTGGTTCTGTTGCTCGGACGTAAACTGGTCCAGGGCGTTCCTGTTTTAAAGAAATACACTATTCCTGAACCGGTTGCGGGCGGTTTGCTGGTGGCGTTAGCGCTACTGGTGCTGAAACTGAGCATCGGATGGGAAATCGACTTTGATATGAGTCTGAAAGACCCGCTAATGTTGGCTTTCTTTGCGACCATTGGCTTGAATGCTAACCTGGCCAGTCTGCGTTCCGGCGGCAAGGTACTGGGTACCTTCCTGATTGTGGTGGTGGGACT
This window encodes:
- a CDS encoding nucleobase:cation symporter-2 family protein; the protein is MSANAKAAKPENAPPVTRTSTSELIYRLEDRPPLPQTLFAALQHLLAMFVAVITPALLICQALGLPASDTQHIISMSLFASGVASIIQIKAWGPVGSGLLSIQGTSFNFVSPLIMGGLALKNGGADVPSMMAALFGTLMLASCTEMIISRVLHLARRIITPLVSGVVVMIIGLSLIQVGLTSIGGGYAAMNDHTFGAPKNLLLAGAVLLTIILLNRQRNPYLRISSLVIAMAIGYLIAWGMDMLPADTTPTNTSLFMVPTPLYYGLGIDWNLLLPLMLVFMITSLETIGDITATSDVSEQPVSGPVYMKRLKGGVLANGLNSFVSAIFNTFPNSCFGQNNGVIQLTGVASRYVGFVVALMLMVLGLFPAVSGFVQHIPEPVLGGATIVMFGTIAASGVRIVSREPLNRRAIMIIALSLAVGLGVSQQPLILQFAPDWVKNLLSSGIAAGGITAIVLNLIFPPEQEKQS